In a single window of the Pyrococcus sp. NA2 genome:
- the cca gene encoding CCA tRNA nucleotidyltransferase yields the protein MMLEEILEKIKPREEERERVQSIIEDLREIAERVIEKSGEEAEVKFVGSIAKDTYLSGDHDIDMFLAFPLSTPLEILKSKGLKIAKSIGERLENHEISYAEHPYVRGTYRGYQVDIVPCYNVRHWKEVRTAVDRSILHTEWVIENLRGRNDEVRLLKRFLKGIGAYGSEIYIRGFSGYLAEILIIKFGSFMKVLEKSDFILRQKIIDPGNWLKKEPEMAMKTIKREVDEDKPLIVIDPVDPRRNVASNLSWERYGLFYFKSQEFLRNPSKEFFFPSAKRGNYLKAIRERKTHLVTLLFKPPDLVDDILLPQIEKSAKGIKKQLELKGFRVLGYDYGRNFIMFEVDRIERENVEIKKGPLYYTNHGQRFYEKNEKVWIEGKDLWSEKNVNGFIVDVLEEIISKGAFSSGKNVRDVIASSNILIDFVPKELRDHAFLFLSREKFRVK from the coding sequence ATGATGCTTGAGGAGATACTTGAAAAGATAAAACCAAGAGAAGAAGAAAGAGAGAGGGTGCAAAGCATAATCGAAGATCTCAGGGAGATTGCAGAAAGGGTGATAGAAAAAAGTGGAGAGGAGGCTGAAGTAAAGTTCGTTGGCTCCATAGCCAAGGACACATATCTATCCGGTGATCATGACATAGACATGTTCCTTGCATTCCCCCTCTCAACTCCCCTCGAAATCCTGAAAAGCAAGGGGCTCAAAATTGCCAAGTCCATTGGGGAGAGGCTTGAAAATCATGAGATCTCATATGCTGAGCATCCATACGTTAGAGGGACATACAGGGGTTATCAGGTGGATATAGTCCCCTGCTATAACGTCAGGCATTGGAAGGAGGTCAGAACAGCCGTTGATAGGTCAATACTCCATACGGAATGGGTAATAGAAAATCTTAGAGGTAGAAACGACGAAGTTAGGCTACTCAAAAGGTTCCTGAAGGGAATAGGAGCTTATGGGAGTGAGATCTATATCAGGGGTTTCTCAGGCTACCTAGCGGAGATACTAATTATAAAGTTTGGATCCTTCATGAAAGTCCTTGAGAAATCAGATTTCATACTCAGGCAGAAGATAATAGACCCAGGGAACTGGCTAAAGAAGGAACCCGAGATGGCCATGAAGACAATCAAAAGGGAGGTTGACGAGGATAAACCCCTAATAGTCATTGACCCCGTAGATCCAAGGAGAAACGTTGCAAGTAACTTAAGCTGGGAACGCTATGGTCTCTTCTATTTCAAGTCCCAGGAATTCTTAAGAAATCCTTCCAAGGAATTCTTCTTTCCAAGTGCCAAGAGGGGAAACTACCTTAAGGCCATTAGGGAGAGGAAAACTCACCTAGTGACCCTGCTCTTTAAGCCTCCCGATCTCGTGGATGACATCTTACTCCCACAGATCGAGAAGTCTGCCAAGGGAATAAAGAAACAATTGGAGCTTAAAGGATTCAGGGTACTTGGATACGACTATGGAAGGAACTTCATAATGTTTGAAGTTGATAGGATAGAGAGAGAAAATGTTGAGATAAAGAAGGGGCCCCTCTATTACACTAACCACGGTCAAAGGTTTTATGAAAAGAACGAGAAGGTTTGGATCGAGGGAAAAGATCTATGGTCAGAAAAGAATGTCAACGGATTCATAGTTGACGTTCTTGAGGAGATAATTTCTAAAGGAGCCTTCTCTTCAGGTAAGAACGTAAGGGATGTCATAGCTAGCTCGAACATTTTAATAGACTTCGTACCCAAGGAATTGAGGGATCATGCCTTCCTTTTCCTATCCAGGGAGAAGTTCAGGGTTAAGTGA
- a CDS encoding class II glutamine amidotransferase translates to MCRILLAVGNGYRMRPLVEALIKASENDPYKAARGKGSQHRDGWGYVLLSKDGVEHYKSRKPIFEDENAKELMKKLPDFGVLLLHSRAASQGNVNVFNAQPFSYASPHGYQLYFMHNGDLIKDLLLEGLKLPRERYANISDSYLAGLYLSLFISAPSEKEIVERLTLLKSTVRTSLNTGGVIFKPNDEVIAFGTAYMREDLLEEEAERNYMRLMEFYSADLFALMSSTLELYTFLPLTEVRNGKAFVVSVNLKDEEFKVSSFELEIT, encoded by the coding sequence ATGTGTAGAATTCTCTTGGCAGTTGGAAATGGATACAGGATGAGGCCCCTTGTTGAGGCCCTGATCAAGGCTTCTGAGAATGATCCCTACAAGGCCGCCAGGGGAAAGGGAAGTCAACATAGGGATGGATGGGGTTACGTTCTGTTATCTAAGGATGGAGTCGAGCATTACAAGTCGAGAAAACCTATATTTGAGGATGAAAATGCCAAAGAACTCATGAAGAAGCTTCCAGATTTCGGAGTTCTACTTCTCCATTCAAGGGCTGCAAGCCAGGGAAATGTCAATGTTTTCAACGCCCAGCCGTTCTCTTACGCAAGTCCCCACGGTTACCAGCTTTACTTCATGCACAATGGAGATCTCATTAAGGATCTATTGCTTGAGGGGCTCAAGTTGCCCAGGGAGAGATACGCTAACATCTCAGATTCCTATCTGGCAGGTCTCTATCTGTCTCTCTTCATAAGTGCTCCCAGTGAGAAGGAAATAGTTGAAAGGCTGACATTGTTAAAATCAACTGTAAGGACGTCCTTGAACACGGGAGGTGTTATATTTAAGCCAAATGACGAGGTTATTGCCTTTGGAACGGCTTACATGAGGGAAGATCTCCTAGAGGAAGAAGCTGAGAGGAACTACATGAGGCTCATGGAATTTTACAGTGCTGATTTGTTCGCTCTAATGTCCTCGACGCTTGAGCTTTACACGTTCCTTCCTCTGACCGAGGTTAGGAATGGAAAGGCCTTTGTAGTTTCAGTGAACCTTAAAGATGAGGAGTTTAAAGTGAGTTCTTTTGAGTTGGAGATCACTTAA
- a CDS encoding type I restriction endonuclease yields MERVIREIQRKIREHRGLYMANEEAVKHHLILPILETLGWRIDDPEEVRPEEKTSEGRADYALVKNDKVVAYIEVKNLSINVIKAIPQLAKYCFDSGVEVGIVTNGKEWMIIRAFEPGKDIKERIIMRIDVEEEALDRIVLKFKGLSKDLIEKAIHFYDSLRKINEGVRELKDLGISENEISKYVISLPLKRAVDPEDVEISDLVRGVYIFDGVWKFLPNTERSLKGSLVTVLEYFKERVDEKERKIIDGAIREIKVRNLEREKIIALLKGIEREKGVRILLML; encoded by the coding sequence TTGGAGAGGGTTATCAGGGAGATTCAGAGAAAGATAAGAGAACATAGAGGACTTTACATGGCAAATGAGGAGGCTGTGAAGCATCACTTAATACTCCCCATCTTAGAGACCCTAGGATGGAGAATAGATGATCCCGAGGAAGTCAGACCTGAGGAGAAGACGAGTGAGGGGAGGGCCGATTATGCTCTTGTGAAGAACGATAAGGTTGTAGCATATATTGAGGTTAAGAACCTCAGTATCAACGTCATAAAGGCGATTCCCCAGTTGGCAAAGTATTGCTTTGACTCGGGAGTTGAGGTTGGAATTGTAACGAATGGGAAAGAGTGGATGATAATTAGGGCATTTGAGCCAGGCAAGGATATCAAGGAAAGGATCATTATGAGGATAGATGTTGAGGAGGAGGCTTTAGATAGAATAGTTCTCAAGTTTAAGGGACTGTCGAAGGACTTAATAGAGAAAGCAATTCACTTTTATGATTCTTTGAGGAAGATAAATGAGGGTGTAAGAGAGTTAAAGGATCTTGGCATCTCTGAGAATGAAATTAGCAAATATGTAATCTCTTTACCCCTAAAAAGAGCAGTTGATCCTGAAGATGTTGAAATATCAGACCTTGTAAGGGGAGTTTACATTTTCGATGGTGTATGGAAGTTCCTTCCAAACACAGAGAGATCTCTCAAGGGATCCCTGGTAACGGTTCTTGAATACTTCAAGGAGAGAGTAGATGAGAAAGAGAGGAAAATAATAGATGGAGCGATTAGAGAGATAAAGGTCAGAAATCTCGAGCGAGAAAAGATAATAGCCCTTCTTAAGGGAATTGAAAGGGAGAAGGGAGTGAGAATACTCCTCATGCTATAG
- a CDS encoding metallophosphoesterase, whose translation MLIAHISDTHITNEVAFKSYAYDLIANEVNTKPFDLVIHTGDVTNNGLREEYEHASYLLRKIEKPLVVVPGNHDARNVGYELFEKYIGPLSGVYEFKDGVLIWIDSTIPDLSDGRVGGYKFKWLKEKLEEYSHKRIKIVAAHHHLVPLPDTGRERNVLFNAGDVLDLLLSHEVTLYMCGHKHVPNVYRVEDLVVDNAGCASCRKTRKGDVNSYNIVKITEDGVKVVIRRLTGEEERKEHKPIRPKIFIPRGRRLLRIVHVSESNVSDRVYFRKRTLENAIRAINEKYKPDIVVHCGDVVEKGIERYYEKAFEYYEKVKAEKIIVPGHNDISYLGYELFKEYFGEPEIVERGNFVFIPILSAQYETQIGVVGRTGQKMLANLLEDFSEKFRIVIMHHNVVPVPGVREIGYLEDAGNVLKIITEKETELTLTGHGGNTSAVKVEKSPIINAGSISWELHRNPFGNSFNIIDIYEDMIVAFEIQATWGSRKVLGMWKIKSEVPWL comes from the coding sequence ATGCTAATAGCTCACATAAGCGATACTCACATAACTAACGAGGTAGCCTTCAAGTCCTACGCTTACGATCTAATAGCCAACGAGGTGAACACAAAGCCCTTTGATTTGGTCATTCATACGGGTGATGTTACAAACAATGGACTTAGAGAGGAATATGAGCACGCTAGTTACCTCCTAAGGAAGATTGAAAAGCCTTTAGTCGTTGTCCCAGGAAATCATGATGCAAGGAACGTTGGTTATGAGCTATTCGAGAAGTACATAGGACCCCTCTCTGGGGTTTATGAATTCAAGGATGGGGTCTTAATATGGATAGACTCGACGATACCAGATCTGAGCGATGGTAGAGTTGGTGGATACAAGTTCAAGTGGTTAAAGGAGAAGCTTGAGGAGTACAGTCATAAGAGGATAAAGATAGTTGCAGCTCATCACCACCTCGTCCCTCTTCCAGATACAGGTAGGGAGAGGAATGTTCTCTTCAATGCAGGGGATGTCCTTGATCTATTGCTAAGTCACGAGGTTACCTTATACATGTGTGGTCACAAGCATGTTCCAAACGTTTACAGAGTTGAAGACCTTGTCGTGGATAACGCGGGTTGTGCCTCATGTAGAAAAACAAGAAAAGGCGATGTGAACAGCTACAACATCGTTAAAATAACTGAAGATGGCGTTAAGGTTGTTATAAGACGCTTAACTGGAGAAGAGGAGAGAAAGGAGCATAAACCCATAAGGCCTAAGATATTCATCCCTCGGGGAAGAAGACTTCTGAGAATCGTCCACGTTTCAGAGAGCAATGTGTCTGATAGGGTCTACTTCAGGAAGAGAACACTTGAGAACGCTATAAGGGCCATAAATGAGAAGTATAAGCCAGATATAGTCGTTCATTGTGGCGATGTAGTTGAGAAGGGGATTGAGAGGTACTATGAGAAGGCCTTTGAATATTATGAGAAGGTGAAGGCAGAAAAGATAATAGTTCCAGGGCATAATGACATCTCTTACTTGGGATACGAGCTCTTCAAGGAATATTTTGGAGAACCCGAGATAGTTGAGAGGGGCAACTTCGTCTTCATACCAATTCTCTCAGCTCAGTACGAGACTCAGATAGGCGTTGTTGGTAGAACAGGACAAAAGATGCTGGCGAATTTACTTGAGGACTTTAGTGAGAAGTTTAGAATAGTGATAATGCACCACAATGTCGTTCCAGTCCCTGGGGTTAGGGAGATAGGCTATCTTGAGGATGCTGGAAACGTGCTAAAGATAATAACCGAGAAGGAAACCGAGTTGACGTTAACTGGCCATGGTGGAAACACAAGTGCCGTTAAAGTTGAGAAGAGCCCAATAATAAACGCTGGTAGCATAAGTTGGGAGCTTCACAGAAATCCCTTTGGCAACAGCTTCAACATAATAGACATCTATGAGGACATGATAGTTGCCTTTGAGATACAGGCAACATGGGGAAGCAGAAAGGTTCTCGGAATGTGGAAGATAAAGAGCGAAGTTCCATGGCTATAG
- a CDS encoding cyclic nucleotide-binding/CBS domain-containing protein, whose product MDMKAPIKVYMTKKLLGVKPNTTVQEASKLMMEFDVGSLVVIDDEGNVVGFFTKSDIIRRVVVPGLSYDVPVEKIMTKDLITVDANTPLGEVLKKMSEHRIKHILIEEEGKIVGIFTLSDLLEASRRRLETAISTE is encoded by the coding sequence ATGGACATGAAGGCACCGATTAAGGTTTACATGACAAAGAAATTGCTTGGAGTTAAGCCAAACACAACAGTCCAGGAAGCTTCAAAGTTGATGATGGAGTTTGATGTTGGTTCTCTTGTTGTGATAGATGACGAGGGAAACGTTGTTGGTTTCTTCACTAAGAGCGACATAATAAGGAGAGTCGTTGTTCCGGGACTGTCCTATGACGTTCCAGTGGAGAAGATCATGACCAAGGATTTGATAACGGTTGATGCAAACACTCCTTTAGGGGAAGTTCTGAAGAAGATGTCGGAGCATAGAATCAAGCACATTCTCATTGAAGAGGAGGGGAAGATAGTGGGGATATTCACGTTGAGTGACCTCCTGGAGGCAAGTAGGAGAAGGCTTGAAACTGCAATATCCACGGAGTGA
- a CDS encoding alanyl-tRNA editing protein, which produces MTRKLYYEDPYLKEAKAKVVEIRDNDLLLDQTIFYPTGGGQPHDRGTINGVEVLDVYKDEQGNVWHVVKEPEKFKVGDEVELKIDWDYRYRLMRIHTGLHLLEHVLNEVLGEGKWQLVGSGMSVEKGRYDIAYPENLNKYKDQIIELFNKYVDEGGEVKIWWEGETRYTQIRDFEVIPCGGTHVRDIKEVGHIKKLKRSSIGRGKQRLEMWLE; this is translated from the coding sequence ATGACAAGGAAGTTGTACTATGAGGATCCATATCTAAAGGAGGCCAAAGCAAAGGTCGTTGAGATTAGGGACAATGACTTGCTCCTAGATCAAACGATATTCTATCCAACTGGAGGAGGGCAACCGCATGACAGAGGGACGATAAACGGCGTTGAAGTTCTCGACGTTTATAAAGATGAGCAGGGTAACGTATGGCACGTCGTTAAGGAGCCAGAGAAGTTTAAGGTTGGAGATGAGGTCGAGCTAAAAATAGACTGGGATTACAGGTATAGGCTCATGAGGATCCACACTGGCCTGCATCTGCTCGAGCACGTTCTAAACGAAGTGCTTGGAGAGGGAAAGTGGCAACTAGTTGGAAGCGGAATGAGCGTTGAGAAGGGGAGGTATGACATAGCCTATCCCGAAAACCTCAACAAGTACAAGGATCAGATAATAGAACTCTTTAACAAGTACGTTGACGAGGGAGGAGAGGTAAAGATTTGGTGGGAAGGTGAAACTAGGTACACGCAGATAAGGGATTTTGAGGTCATACCATGCGGAGGAACTCACGTTAGGGACATTAAAGAGGTTGGACACATAAAGAAGTTGAAGAGGTCAAGCATAGGAAGGGGAAAGCAGAGGCTTGAAATGTGGCTCGAATGA
- a CDS encoding AAA domain-containing protein, translating into MKSLELHPSEIARFFELDECPRFLILLEKKKRGELERYREVIEKKEKEQLALTKWGEEFELEILQELRKRLNLPFYGFFKRGEKSLTRRFFEKYYPKNIIEETTTPKLIELLRNDSLIYQAPLSGRIGRFNVRGFADFIIKLGDEYYLLEAKFTKEEKLSHRLQTVMYAMLLSKIVRGKIKIAVLTKDNFPWPREFYEFPGDVIELIETIEEKLREEIRGTEPWITARCTTCQFEAICLSDALRNRSLGLLGIPPGDAKILKKLGVKDIDDLANLVRFKSDKPSNFEKPEVKDYTVLAEITKRTGLNIIKLARIAQVIRNGLNGKIERGYIPGTGYNLPHDNGNLVKVFIYLQKSPITDTIIGIGGLIKSKAGEKTVVEVVKEPPLDVNVGIEMEEKLLERFFRRVISNVKNLSPTDEVYPHLYFYTRGQREDLVDALRRHRNLWWSKPIRALLSLRKAIDWEGFSILKDELIDRHALPFAPGLGIIPVAVQFNYKWKHNESFKDIFEILGKWENGEVDVSKLYSIVEYDPAREPYYPILNRDDDEIPFTPFWKALVGGKLEDLKDILSQVVKAMAKIEEEIPEEYKAFTKKEGIPREEFENFDIEAEGLRDVLIEYLLLEFHTRKNQLERYYRLPPEIRAYSEKSAIIRVEKVEKDCIIKGKIVLPDNGGFKEYSPNEVLVDIDEDSWVYVTPYEELHGDPARIIKRSPLGIVEYINHENGEVVIKLININRGRFTFHHNKFTCRSGWILIEGNKRIRPGSYIILDPAIDDLGMSRAYEVLKDISTSKHEIYEFLNEIYEGNTKVDSRVSIWRREDIEEFLDHLPHLNEEQRNFVLDVEHKLVTLQGPPGTGKTAGAIAPAILARAYSMLKHGKSGLFIVTALSHRAVNEALIKTAQLLEKLKEEVKELNDVKLIRGVAGEEAIEPMKRELEGINVEIRSKLKVSNSPLMPTVTILFATPQTVFKLVDSKAKLIIIDEASMIDLPMFLLATRNSGGQVLLVGDHRQMQPIQVHEWELEDRKTIEEHLPFLSALNFIRFLRGELDERELKRFKRILGRDPPKWDKDKNDILPMHRLRETFRLPQALAELHSELFYSFDGIKLRSRKKPDERIMRALMNAGKNDFLKFILNPDYPVVLVTHSESSSSKVNELEAEIVKEIVEALGGVDIGVVVPYRAQKRLIRSLVDVQVDTVERFQGGEKDVIIVSMTSSDPSYLSKVMDFLYDPNRLNVAGSRAKEKLILIASKNLFTLSARDLDTFEILRPWKKFYIKMKSKGESKEFKKNGYNISAFRWAMNHRKA; encoded by the coding sequence GTGAAGTCCTTGGAACTTCATCCAAGTGAGATAGCAAGATTCTTTGAATTGGATGAATGTCCCAGATTCTTAATTCTACTCGAGAAAAAGAAAAGAGGAGAGCTTGAAAGATATAGAGAGGTTATTGAGAAGAAGGAAAAGGAACAGTTAGCTTTGACTAAATGGGGAGAAGAATTTGAGTTGGAGATCCTTCAGGAGCTAAGGAAGAGACTGAATTTGCCGTTTTATGGCTTCTTTAAACGAGGAGAGAAAAGTCTAACCAGGAGATTCTTTGAGAAGTATTATCCAAAGAATATAATTGAGGAGACCACGACACCAAAGCTAATTGAGCTCCTTAGAAACGATTCCCTAATATACCAAGCACCTCTCTCAGGTAGAATAGGCAGATTCAATGTGAGGGGATTTGCAGACTTCATAATCAAGCTGGGAGATGAATATTACCTGCTCGAGGCCAAGTTCACCAAGGAGGAAAAGCTGTCTCACAGACTTCAGACTGTCATGTATGCGATGTTACTGAGCAAAATCGTGAGGGGGAAGATCAAGATAGCCGTCTTAACAAAGGACAACTTCCCGTGGCCAAGGGAATTTTACGAGTTCCCTGGAGATGTCATAGAACTAATTGAAACGATAGAAGAGAAATTGAGGGAGGAGATTAGAGGGACAGAACCCTGGATAACAGCTAGATGTACAACGTGCCAGTTTGAGGCAATATGTCTTTCCGATGCGTTAAGAAATAGAAGCCTTGGATTGCTCGGGATACCGCCAGGAGATGCTAAGATACTAAAGAAGTTAGGCGTGAAAGACATTGATGATCTTGCAAACCTAGTGAGGTTCAAATCAGACAAACCATCGAACTTTGAAAAGCCCGAAGTTAAAGATTACACGGTTTTAGCTGAGATAACTAAGAGGACTGGCTTGAACATTATTAAGCTTGCTAGAATAGCTCAAGTAATAAGGAACGGGCTAAACGGTAAAATTGAGAGAGGTTACATCCCTGGAACCGGTTATAATTTGCCCCACGATAATGGCAACCTCGTCAAGGTTTTCATATACCTCCAGAAAAGCCCAATTACCGACACAATCATAGGAATTGGAGGACTCATAAAGTCTAAAGCTGGGGAGAAAACCGTGGTGGAAGTCGTTAAGGAGCCTCCCTTGGACGTTAACGTTGGAATTGAAATGGAAGAGAAACTGCTTGAGAGGTTCTTCAGGAGGGTTATATCAAACGTCAAGAATCTATCTCCAACTGACGAAGTGTATCCTCACCTTTACTTCTACACAAGGGGACAAAGAGAGGACCTTGTTGATGCACTCAGAAGACATAGAAATCTCTGGTGGAGCAAACCCATTAGAGCACTGCTAAGTCTAAGAAAGGCCATAGATTGGGAGGGTTTCTCAATACTCAAGGATGAGCTGATAGACAGACATGCCCTACCCTTTGCTCCTGGACTCGGAATAATACCAGTGGCAGTTCAGTTCAACTACAAATGGAAACACAACGAGTCCTTTAAGGATATCTTTGAGATACTTGGGAAGTGGGAAAATGGTGAGGTTGATGTCAGCAAGCTGTACAGCATAGTCGAATATGACCCGGCCAGGGAACCTTATTATCCAATCTTAAATAGGGATGACGATGAGATACCATTTACACCATTCTGGAAGGCACTAGTTGGAGGCAAGCTTGAGGATCTAAAGGATATTTTAAGCCAAGTTGTCAAGGCAATGGCAAAGATAGAGGAAGAAATTCCCGAAGAGTATAAGGCGTTCACTAAGAAGGAGGGAATTCCAAGGGAGGAGTTCGAAAACTTTGACATTGAAGCTGAAGGCCTAAGGGATGTTCTCATTGAGTACCTACTCCTGGAATTCCACACCAGGAAGAACCAACTTGAGAGATACTACAGATTACCCCCAGAGATCAGGGCATATTCAGAGAAATCAGCAATAATAAGGGTTGAGAAAGTCGAGAAGGACTGCATAATTAAGGGAAAAATTGTTCTTCCGGATAATGGAGGATTCAAGGAGTATTCCCCAAATGAAGTGCTGGTCGATATAGACGAGGATTCCTGGGTTTACGTGACACCCTACGAGGAACTTCATGGAGATCCAGCTAGGATAATCAAGAGGTCACCCCTCGGGATAGTTGAATACATAAATCATGAGAACGGAGAAGTTGTGATTAAGCTCATCAACATCAACAGAGGCAGGTTCACGTTCCATCACAATAAATTCACGTGTAGAAGTGGGTGGATATTAATAGAGGGAAACAAGAGAATCAGGCCTGGGAGTTACATAATACTTGATCCAGCCATAGACGATTTAGGGATGTCAAGGGCCTATGAAGTTCTTAAAGATATTTCGACGTCAAAACATGAGATTTACGAATTCTTGAACGAGATTTACGAGGGTAACACGAAGGTTGATTCGAGGGTGAGCATCTGGAGGAGGGAGGACATCGAGGAGTTCCTTGACCATCTACCCCATCTAAATGAGGAGCAAAGGAATTTCGTACTTGACGTTGAGCATAAGCTCGTGACCCTTCAAGGGCCCCCAGGGACTGGAAAAACGGCTGGAGCGATAGCCCCTGCAATTCTAGCTAGGGCCTACTCAATGCTTAAACACGGAAAGAGTGGCCTCTTCATAGTTACGGCCCTCTCTCATAGAGCGGTTAATGAGGCCCTAATAAAGACAGCTCAGCTTTTGGAGAAGCTAAAAGAAGAGGTAAAAGAATTAAATGATGTTAAGCTTATAAGAGGGGTTGCAGGAGAAGAGGCCATAGAACCCATGAAGAGAGAACTTGAAGGAATAAATGTAGAGATAAGGAGTAAGCTAAAGGTCTCAAATTCACCTCTGATGCCCACAGTGACAATTCTATTCGCAACGCCCCAGACGGTATTCAAACTCGTTGATAGTAAGGCGAAGCTGATAATCATCGATGAAGCGAGCATGATTGACTTGCCCATGTTCTTACTCGCCACTAGGAATTCAGGAGGCCAAGTTCTCCTCGTTGGAGATCACAGGCAGATGCAACCGATTCAAGTCCATGAATGGGAACTTGAAGATAGGAAGACGATAGAGGAGCATCTACCCTTCCTCTCAGCTCTTAACTTCATAAGATTCCTCAGAGGAGAGCTCGATGAAAGAGAGTTGAAGAGGTTCAAGAGGATACTTGGAAGAGATCCGCCCAAATGGGATAAGGATAAAAATGATATTCTACCAATGCACAGACTTAGGGAAACATTTAGACTGCCTCAAGCCTTGGCAGAGCTACACTCAGAGCTGTTCTACTCATTCGATGGGATAAAGTTGAGAAGCAGAAAGAAGCCTGACGAAAGGATAATGAGAGCTTTAATGAATGCTGGAAAAAACGATTTCTTAAAGTTCATTCTAAACCCAGATTATCCAGTAGTTTTGGTGACCCACAGTGAAAGTAGTTCAAGCAAGGTAAACGAGCTCGAAGCTGAAATAGTAAAAGAAATAGTGGAAGCCTTAGGAGGAGTAGATATTGGAGTTGTCGTTCCATATAGAGCGCAAAAGAGGCTCATAAGGAGCTTAGTTGACGTTCAAGTTGACACCGTAGAGAGGTTCCAAGGAGGAGAAAAGGATGTTATAATAGTCTCGATGACATCCAGTGATCCTTCTTACCTATCGAAGGTCATGGACTTTCTCTACGACCCAAACAGGTTGAACGTCGCAGGAAGTAGGGCAAAGGAGAAGTTAATCTTGATAGCTTCAAAGAATCTGTTCACACTCTCAGCTAGGGACTTGGATACCTTTGAGATCTTAAGGCCCTGGAAGAAGTTCTATATAAAGATGAAGAGCAAGGGGGAATCCAAAGAATTCAAAAAGAATGGATATAACATATCTGCATTTAGGTGGGCCATGAATCATAGAAAGGCTTAA